The following are encoded in a window of Rhizobium sp. 11515TR genomic DNA:
- a CDS encoding RidA family protein, which translates to MTTRNAIFPKNRHALYEEHGYSAAIRSGDLLFVSGQVGSRADGSPEPDFEKQVQLAFDNLKTTLEAAGCTFDDIIDVTTFHTDPERQFGAIMTVKNQIFTEKPYPNWTAIGVNWLAGFDFEIKVIARIPDAGEMREPQAA; encoded by the coding sequence ATGACGACACGTAACGCAATCTTCCCGAAGAACAGGCATGCGCTTTATGAGGAGCATGGCTATTCCGCAGCAATCCGCTCCGGCGATCTGCTGTTTGTCTCCGGCCAGGTCGGCAGCCGCGCCGACGGAAGCCCGGAGCCTGATTTCGAGAAGCAGGTTCAACTCGCCTTCGACAATCTGAAAACAACCCTGGAAGCCGCAGGCTGCACCTTCGATGACATCATCGATGTCACCACCTTCCACACCGATCCGGAGCGGCAGTTCGGCGCTATCATGACCGTCAAGAACCAGATCTTCACCGAAAAGCCCTATCCGAACTGGACGGCGATCGGCGTCAACTGGCTGGCGGGCTTCGATTTCGAAATCAAGGTCATCGCACGCATTCCGGATGCTGGGGAGATGCGAGAGCCGCAAGCGGCTTGA
- a CDS encoding MBL fold metallo-hydrolase, producing the protein MTNPAFPSQRVGDLTITAISDGHLAASLDLLSNIDPADAFRMQANTGIEDPASIHINCYMVRGGGRTVLIDAGAGGFRQWGGRLETNLALAGIQPLDIDTILLTHAHPDHIGGLMNASGDATFPNAELVVHNREIAFWQDDGNLSRAPERARGNFLLARRTFDGYCSRLRSFNAGEVLPGITAMPLPGHTPGHTGYRLNSGGKNLLIWGDIVHFPSIQIARPDVSIAFDQDPHLAASTRSRLLDLVSSERLLIAGMHLGELGFAHIERTAGAYGVTYAGSHHQRN; encoded by the coding sequence ATGACTAATCCAGCTTTTCCCAGCCAGCGGGTTGGCGACTTAACAATTACCGCCATCAGCGACGGCCACCTTGCCGCCAGCCTCGACCTCCTCTCGAATATCGACCCGGCAGATGCCTTTCGGATGCAGGCGAATACGGGGATAGAGGACCCCGCCTCGATCCATATCAACTGCTACATGGTGCGTGGTGGCGGTCGCACGGTCCTGATCGACGCGGGAGCGGGTGGTTTCAGGCAATGGGGTGGCCGGCTGGAAACCAATCTCGCTCTGGCCGGCATCCAGCCTCTCGATATAGACACGATCCTCCTGACACATGCCCATCCGGATCACATCGGAGGGCTGATGAACGCTTCCGGAGACGCCACCTTTCCGAACGCCGAGCTTGTCGTCCACAATCGCGAAATCGCCTTCTGGCAGGATGACGGCAATTTGAGCCGAGCGCCGGAGCGCGCCCGCGGCAACTTTCTCCTCGCGCGTCGAACGTTCGATGGCTATTGCAGCAGGCTGCGCTCTTTCAATGCCGGTGAGGTGCTTCCCGGCATCACTGCGATGCCACTTCCCGGCCATACCCCAGGGCACACGGGCTATCGTCTCAATTCCGGCGGCAAGAATCTGTTGATCTGGGGAGATATCGTCCACTTTCCCTCGATCCAGATCGCACGCCCGGATGTATCGATCGCGTTCGATCAGGATCCACATCTGGCCGCATCGACGCGATCGAGGCTATTGGATCTCGTCAGCTCGGAGCGGCTGTTGATCGCCGGTATGCACCTGGGCGAACTCGGCTTCGCGCATATCGAGCGAACGGCCGGAGCCTACGGCGTGACTTATGCGGGATCTCATCATCAGCGAAATTGA
- the ubiA gene encoding 4-hydroxybenzoate octaprenyltransferase has protein sequence MNVSTRPDLSDIKLGDWVDRRLPSALRPYTRLARLDRPVGIWLTLFPCWAALIQASYGFPDLRQLAMFSLGALLMRSAGSTVNDIADRKFDGHAERTRFRPLVSGQIGVLQAVLFLAAELALAASLLFFLTPLTRLVAISVLPLVFVYPLCKRFTYWPQAILGAAFNWGMLMAWSEITGTISVGAVLMWLGAIAWQIGYDTVYAYVDVRDDTRLGLKSTAILFGSRGKACIGLFYAIAVAAWSTGGWLTGMSLPYVVGMLFIAAHLGWQIWRLDLSRPEINYRLFLANILTGMLLAAAAFAGTL, from the coding sequence ATGAACGTATCCACCCGTCCCGATCTGAGCGATATAAAACTGGGAGACTGGGTGGATCGCCGTTTGCCCTCGGCGTTGAGGCCTTACACGCGACTTGCGCGGCTGGATCGGCCCGTCGGCATTTGGCTGACGCTTTTTCCCTGCTGGGCAGCGCTCATCCAAGCCTCATATGGTTTTCCAGATCTTAGACAGCTGGCCATGTTTTCGCTGGGCGCGTTGCTGATGAGAAGCGCAGGCTCGACGGTCAACGACATCGCAGATCGGAAATTCGACGGCCATGCCGAGCGCACCCGCTTCCGCCCCTTAGTAAGCGGTCAGATCGGGGTATTGCAGGCCGTGCTGTTTCTTGCGGCCGAACTGGCACTGGCTGCCTCGCTGCTGTTCTTTCTGACGCCCTTGACGCGCCTCGTCGCGATCAGTGTCTTGCCGCTCGTGTTTGTTTATCCGCTCTGCAAGCGTTTCACATATTGGCCCCAGGCCATTCTTGGTGCGGCATTCAATTGGGGAATGCTGATGGCCTGGTCGGAGATCACAGGCACGATTTCCGTCGGTGCGGTTCTGATGTGGCTCGGCGCTATCGCCTGGCAGATCGGATACGATACCGTTTACGCCTATGTCGACGTTCGCGACGATACAAGACTGGGCTTGAAATCGACCGCCATCCTGTTCGGCTCGCGCGGTAAAGCATGTATCGGCCTGTTCTATGCCATTGCCGTCGCTGCATGGTCCACCGGTGGGTGGCTGACGGGCATGTCATTGCCCTACGTCGTCGGAATGCTCTTCATAGCCGCACATCTCGGCTGGCAGATCTGGCGCCTCGATCTTTCACGCCCCGAGATCAATTACCGGCTGTTTCTGGCGAATATTCTAACGGGTATGTTGCTGGCCGCAGCGGCCTTTGCTGGAACTCTATAA
- a CDS encoding TetR/AcrR family transcriptional regulator, whose product MAKRLEMMEENRNKLIAAARKAFAEKGFAAASMDELTADVGLTRGALYHNFGDKRGLLAAVVDQIDNEMALRAKEIGAQADGDWQGLLAEGEAYIKMALDPEVQRIVLLDGPAVLGDPSKWPSQNSCLAATRLTVSKLLEQEVVKPVDAEAAARLISGAALNAALWVAASDNPADVLPKAIEAFRAMASGLLAKT is encoded by the coding sequence ATGGCAAAACGCCTGGAAATGATGGAAGAAAATCGGAACAAGCTGATTGCCGCCGCACGAAAAGCCTTTGCCGAAAAAGGATTCGCGGCAGCATCCATGGACGAGTTGACCGCGGATGTCGGCCTGACAAGGGGCGCCCTCTATCATAATTTCGGCGACAAGCGTGGATTGCTCGCCGCCGTCGTCGATCAGATCGACAATGAAATGGCGTTGCGGGCGAAGGAGATCGGCGCACAGGCCGACGGTGACTGGCAAGGACTGCTTGCGGAAGGCGAGGCCTATATCAAGATGGCGCTTGATCCGGAGGTCCAGCGCATCGTCCTGCTCGACGGGCCGGCTGTTTTAGGCGATCCTTCGAAATGGCCAAGTCAGAACAGCTGCCTTGCTGCCACCCGGCTGACGGTGTCAAAGCTTCTGGAACAAGAGGTGGTCAAGCCGGTCGATGCCGAGGCGGCAGCCCGGCTCATATCCGGCGCAGCGCTGAATGCTGCCCTCTGGGTTGCCGCCAGCGATAACCCGGCGGACGTGCTGCCCAAAGCGATAGAGGCCTTCCGGGCGATGGCTTCGGGACTGCTGGCAAAGACGTGA